The window gcgattgggctcggatcggcaagccagacacacaggcgccagcaatctattcccctggcaacagagccaggggaatgcctgagctctgtttgccctccttctgtcgccctggaaacccgaatggaagcccagtttgccttgatcagcagggcttccttccaaccatggagcagcaaagcactcgccagttgggagaagacagccaggggagggagggggaagggggtgttctgtagccatgggcactccaatctcattcctgcaaaccctgataggcagctctgatggccaaacacagaccttctgccccctgaagggaggcagctggtcgccgtctccctgtgcccgccaggcctggcggccgctgccaccacacaccttccagcctgtgccgagaataccagcacgctcctttttggcctggcgggtgggcacatggggggtgccgccatcaagcggccagaccccccgccccctgagcggaggtggctcatcgccacctccccgtgcccgccaggcccggcggccgccaccaccacccaccttcccacatagctgggaacagcagggcaccctccgctttggcctccctgatccctgATCCCAGATCCccggattggaaacgggagatgatcggtgtggatcgttagtTCAGGATCatcgccggcaccgatccacaatcagcttgatcggtaattttttttggatcatgcccacctccacttgtgtagccagccctgcctcctcaggaggagaagagcctcatgtagccagccctgactcagcagagtcCAGGGATCAgcaagaacagctgctggctgatcagcatccacagccagcagctgagcaaGAAGCACCaacaccctctagccccaacaccactggtgaagcacagtCAGGGATGTCCAAACCCCCAGCTGTACccagagagcgccgcaggcaaaGACAACATGTGGGGCTGCAGGAAAGGCAGCAAAGCGCATGCCTCCTGGCCAGGCGCCAGCTGCTTGTGAAGAGTGATGAGGAGTGACCACAGGATAGCTCCTAAGCAACTGGTTGCAAGTCCAACctcactataaaacccagccacagaagaccacctcctggtgtggaagcaatgtgtcagaATCTTGCTATTGCTGTGGCCACTCCATTGAACCAGGCCTTGCTTTTGTGACCTTTGGactgtgccttgactctgcctttgcttAGCCCTCGAACCTTGTTGATAACCAATCTTTCTGCTGCCTTCAGCGCATAGTGTTAGGTAGagagccatgttggtttgtagtagaacagcatgatttgaatccaggggcaccttagggTCCAACAAGATGTTTAGGACATAAGCCTTTGAGAGTCTGAGCATCCTTCAGACACttgtctgaaaatcttgctggtctttaaggtgccactggacccaaatcctcctGTTCAGAGCAGCATCTGGATTTGGTAGTATAGAACATATTCCATATATTGTAACATAATATATACATTTCTAAAGTATTTGGTAACAATCTTGCTAATCGGCAGATGCAAATCAGCAGCACTCTCACAGCCAGCGTGACGAcataacttccagaagtgatagcaTCACAATAAAGCTGGGACTGCATGGGCCCAAAGCTCCATTGAGTACCGCCTTTCCCATGCTGGTAGCCTataaggacctggcaactctagctgtttTTGCCCCTCAGTCTACACATGGAGGTAGGCAGAACCATTTCTATTGCCCTAAGCTTTTTGGAGTAAGGGTGGTATAAAAGCTTTTTGGACTCTGGAATAGACTCTGACCatgctactggaccagcccatGACAATAAATGCAGTCCCACCCCCCTTCCTTcttgaatattcaattgcatTGAGGACATATCTAACGTTATCTTTCATGAATATCTTTGGGACAAATCCTATTTGGTCTTAGTAAATTACATCTGAGATACATCTTCTTAATCTTTCCACCATTATCGTTGCAAATGCTGTTTCTCATGCTGAGGACGGAGAATGATAAGTCTGAGAAAGTCCATCCTGTCAATTCAGATATAAAAGGACTGTCTAAGATATAACATATAACATTGGTGGCAGCAGGGAGGGGGGGttacatgctcagaggtactctgACAATTTTAAAGgtcatatttatatttttattagttaTTTTACATGAGCATTTGGTGGGGTGGTACTCAGGGCATGTAGTAGTCACATGggtcttttggttgatggtaaatgTTAATGTGGCTCTCTATGATCCAGGAAGTGAATACAACTAAGCtaaatcaaaagaaaatatgcattAAGAGTAGTCAGATAAATCCACTAACAATTCCTTAACCACCTTGAAATGTGCTGCCATCTTACTATGTCTGATCTTAGCAAACATAACCTTATAAAGAAGACCCcaacttttttccttttctttcttcttttttatttataaataattttaaaagcatgTACTCTTAATCTTTTCCACTCAGGATTGCTCAACACTAATGGAAATACCTGGAAACAACAAAGACGATTTGCCTTATCAACTCTCAGGAACTTTGGTTTGGGGAAGAGAAGTTTAGAAGAACGGATACAGGAGGAGACCAGATACCTTACTGATGCAATTGAAGATGAGAAAGGTAAGATAAGATCTAGAGTCAATTACCAGTTGCGGATGTGATATATTCACTCCTATTTTGTACTTACAAGCTCAAAAATTATTTGCCGTAACTCAAAGTTCCCTAGTTCCCAACTGTACATAAGCAACtctaccaacaacaacaacatctgatttatatactgcccttcagggcaccttaacccccactcagaacagtttacaccttaacacccactcagaacagtgtgaggtgggtggggctgagagagctctggaagagctctgactgacccaaggtcacccagttggcttcaagtagagttgtggggaatcaaactcggttctccagattagactcctgccactcttaaccacctaAATTGATGCTACTCCATTAACAAAGAAAGGAAGCAGAAAATTTCCCAGGTGACTTCCCATTGTAGTATGTAGAACTTCTCTTGACATTGAAAAATATATGGATGTTGGAAGGGAAATCTATATGCAAAACGAGGCTCTCTGGGATGTAACAAAGGGTCAAtcatacaataaaacaaaaatagtgaGATGAATGGGGCGTTTAAAGAGCTTCTGTTGACACTGAAGTTCATGTGGGACTCTATATGTGTACTCGTCTTGTAGCCGGGGAAATTGCTAAATGATAATAATGCTAATAATGCCAATAGTATGATCAATATCTAATCTTTTCCAGCATGTCTCTTTCAGCAGCCTGTTCTTTGTGTAAATCTAACTCTGTTCAAATGAAGCTGGGCAACGCCCAAGACTGTGGAAATTTACCAGACATTGTCAGTTATTCTTAGCTAAAGTCAACAGAACAAATTGCTATGCTTGCAAAGAGGAAACAAGAAGCTAAGCAAAGTGAAAAGAGGAAATGGCAACAGAATAGCTATACATGGTAAACTGTATGTGGTGAGAATGCAGTTACAGCAAATTGTAACCAATAGTTAGTGGGTAACCACATTATGTGATGTAACTGTATGCTATGCTTAACGAAACTATATCAAGAAGGTTGCTCCCTTATGCTGGGACTCAGTTCTTTGTGACTTCAGTCGCGCTGGGTCCTGCCGGCAAATAAACTTCCATTCCTTCCTAAGATCCTGTCTGGTCTCAATCTTTGATGAACCCCAAATTCTGCTACAGTCTCTCCTGCTGTTCAGTAAATCTTAAGAAAATTAGAATGAAAACAGAGGCCAATTTGAAAATATAACTATGTTAAAAATACTGGCACAAGTGAATGTCTTATTGTGAGAGACTGATGAGCTGAGGCCTCCACGGTCTAGCCTCCACTGAGAGAATGGTGCCTCAGTATGAGGAGGATCTGGCAGAAGTGTTGTGTTGATCCACTCACTGAGGCCTCTGCTGTTCTCTTCATAAGCTGCTGCTTCTTAAACCTCAAAGACACACAGCTACTTTCCTCCTCCTGTCTGTGCCTTATTTTACAGAGGGAGCACTGGGACCACCTAGGCCTAGAACTCCACCCACTGACTCCTCATAGAGGAGGGCTgtctggggtcagcagcccagcccccggacttgctgacaggcagcagcagggggcagccgggagacagcagttcaaccgctctgtctggcaaacagagccagaacctgcctactccagggggaaggggcgaaaggccaaagcctcagaaggctggagggagcagggagaagccagctagtcccaccccccagggggaagagagggggctaagcaggctagagagaaagggccaaggcagggggaatagggacccagcaacagcccaaacagagcccttacctacctgccaaggaggagaagaagccactacagcccagagccacaccctggctagaggacagcagcctggctcacgaggtgctaggagccaagcccctccaggtggagctgccacaggcattctgggggaggagatgggtagccccgcccggcatcaatgagcaggcagcccagaagctggccagggcagctcctcatgagcaaggccaggcatgctcagcagcacagaagctggctggggcagctcctcgcgagcaaggccaggcaggctcagcagcacagaagccggctggggcagctcctcatgagcaaggccaaggaggcctcagctggggatggctctcattcaaccccaccctgccagcaaggcaaggaagccaagaagggattagtggtaggagggaaacacctgagggaaggcacatctgggccaagtcaggagagggaacaagcctagaaggagggtggggcggggcggggcggggcggggcggggcggggcaaggaagccctatataaggtggctaggaagagctctgaggtggtgggtgtgagtaaggagtgatggtgtggagtgagagcagagcgagagtggaggcttggaggagatgaggacgcagagggtaagcaggccaggttgagcaggccagcgagtggactgagaggggagtctgggtgatgtataccgcccctccttccacagagcagggtcctgcagtatccttggtgcccctctgatgtcagggctggcccagctggggccctgcccagtggcggcagtgacaagccctgacaagggCTATCTTTGGGATAAGGCCCATGCCTGCCATCAGGTCTATGGCCACCCCAGGGATGTTGCCATCACCATAGGCACTTTCAGACTGTTGGTTACTATAGTGCTCTATGAGCCAAGTGAGCTGGGGCTCTAATTTGGAATACACCCTGTTGCCTGGCAAGGGGGCATCCGAGAGGCATCAGCTGAGCGAGGGTGAGTCCAGGGCCACTAGGGCAGGTTCCAGACATTTATATATGACAATAACATCCCAGACTCCTGTGGCACTCTGTTTTAAATAACTGACTTTCAAACAGTCACTAAATGATTTATTCGTGTGAAAGGTTACTTCTTACCATTTTCCTATACTTTTTTTTCTTGTAAGAAAGTTATAACTATCTTTTATCTCCCCTTGAGGTCAGCCATTTGACCCTCATTTTCAGATTAATAATGCTGTTTCGAATATCATCTGTTCAATCACTTTTGGGGATCGCTATGATTACCATGACAGCAAATTCCAGGAGTTACTACATTTAGTTGATGAGGCACTCTACCTTCAGGCGAGCGTTTGGGGTCAGGTTAGTCTTCTTTGAGATCTTGTGGAATGTTAGGACAGAACCCATTCTGTCTGAGAAAGACATCCAAATCAACACTACCTCGCTTCGTCACCTCACCTTGTTACTTGTTCTTCCAGCAATTTTGTATTTTCCATGATTTTCCATTCAGGTATcctaatgactagacatgggcacgatccaaaaaaaaaaatactgatcaagctgttcgtggatctgcgctggtgatgaccccagatcaccgattcactgcaatcaagtcccgtttccaatctggGATCGGAGAggtgccccccacacacatacacttagagcagatgggggaaaaaaatttaacccagcaacgagccacttcccctcagggagaggacattttcacacacacacacacacacacacacacacacacacacacacacacacacacttagagcgggggggagtttttaacccggcgacgagccgcctcccctcagggaggggacgttctctctctctctctctctctctctctctctctctctctctctctctctctctcacacacacacacacacacacacacacacacacactcttagagcagagggggggaaagtttttaacccagcgacgagccacctcccctcagggaggggaggttttctctctcacacacacacacgcacgcacttagagaagaggggggggagtttttaacccgtccctgcctctccaaatagagagagagatgccccatcaacaagtttcagacagctttttttaaaaaaagcagggatagaatccattcctccccacctgattttaaaagcaagcagcgagtcttccaaaagcatattttaaacaggaagaaagtaaaaccaggatccacacggatcctcacggatcctatggttttttaaataggaaaaacacaaatgaaacatcaaatcacatatcaacttcttgcaaaaagcaggcactgggctgagaagccaggaggagagagatatctcttttcagtgttaactctttcaatgcactgaatggACTCAGGAGaagagcgcaaaacagcttcagttgatagctgctctcaaagcaagggggttttgttttcattcagtgcgttgaaagctttaacactgagaagagatctcttctcagtgttaactctttcaacgcactgaatgaactcaggaggagcgcaaaacagcttctgctgatagccgcactcaaagttttctctctctcttaaccccttcctctcccaatcactttgcttatatttttctcaggaagccaccttttcactcacaactgtttgcttttccttactaggggaaatattatcaagtttcaaacagagctcaggcattcccctgcctccgttgccaggggaatagattgttggcacctgaatgtctagcttcctgatcctatcacgatcgccctgTCCAGCCccagtccagccccctcccgaccgctggatcgtttgccgtggaagacaacaatccaccaggtcccgattgtgcgaatgccattatcgtgggtttttttttatcgtaatgcagatcgtgcccatctctactaatgacCCCCCAATCCCTTTCCTTTTGATTTAGTGTTTTTTATGTCATGTCCAAAAACTATATGGCTCTACTTCATTTTCCTGACATATAATATGCGAACTCTCCATGAACTTCACTGCAGCTGAATGTCCCATTTTACATGGTGTAGTAgatacagtgtcagactaggacctgggagacccaggtttaaatccccactctgctatggaagcttgctgggaaaccttgggccaggcacacattctcagcctagcccacTTCACAGGctagttatgaggataaaacaaaggagaggaaaatgatgtaagccattttagatccccattgtagagaaaggtacaaataacataatttaaaaaaaattaaaataaatatgcttGTGATGGGAATCAGTGGTTCTGTACACCACGTTTGTTTGTTAGCGTCTGCATGTGTATAAGTGATTCTTGCTACGGAGGTGTAATTTATGCCAAATGTAATGCACGTTCTGCACACTAATTCCATTCACACAGAACTGCTGAGGAGTTGAAGAAACTGCCATGGGGATGCCTTTTTGAGCAGCTTGCTGTTAGTGAGTGCCATGCATGAACACTGCCATATATCCCAGCATGATATCCTACTTTCTTTTCCAATAGGCTCCAAactgtcctttctttctgctacATCCTTTCCCAAGATATTTGTGTGTGCAACTGTGTATATTGAACGGTCTACAAGAAGTTCTATATTCTTTCCAGGCCTatagccagtttggctagggatactGATGGTGTTTtgttatcttctgggcatggagcagggatcactggggatgtggagaggggagatagttgtgaatttcctgaacgATGCAAGGGGTTAGACTAGATCTCTGTAGATCCCTTCTGAGTCTCTGATtctatattttgtttgtttgtttcttcaggTATACAATACCTTTCCAACCATAATGACATACTTGCCAGGACCCCatcaggctttttttaaaaagtggggggAAATGAAATCCTTTGTAAAAGACATCATTGAAAAACACAAAGAAGCCTGGAGCCCATCTCAAACAAGAGATTTCATTGATGCTTACCTAAATGAAATGGTCAAGGTACTGGACAAATCAAAATATAATGATTTCCTATTTCTCAGAAAAAGATGTAGCTGTGTATACGACTGTGTATCAACGGTTATTGATCCTTCCTGTTATATGCTAATGATGCTGAAGCCAATAAAGGTCACTCCATAAAGACATCACATGAGCTACCCCTAAGCTCTACATCTGAGTATACCTTCAGTGGGCTTTGCAATATTCATTAGAAATAACTGATAATCAATTGAATTGTTTTTGTCTTTAATGCAATCTACAATCATTCTCATGACTGTTGCCATGGTCTTTCTGGATCCTGAGCTCTGTTCAGGAATAGAAATTTTGTTTAAGTCTTGGGATCCCATTATGATTTCAGTATGAGGTTTTTATATCAGCTTAGTGGCTTAAtgtgttttcttctttctttttcttttttttgaaaggAGGATACCACTTCAAGTTTCCATGAAGCAAATCTGTTGTGTTCCACATTAGATCTGTTTTTTGCTGGGACAGAGACAACTTCCACAACTTTGCGTTGGGCTTTACTGTACATGGCCATTTATCCAGAAGTTCAAGGTAGAATTATAATTGTTCTGTTTCTGTCTTCTGTTACATAACTGGTGTCCTATACTGTGTTATATTGCTTCATTAGTATGATTAGAAAAACAAAATGGCTACCCCAAGCTCCCTACTTCAAGAAACACGTGTGTTCTCTTCTAATGCCCAACCACAGTCAGAAATAAACAGaacatgaatgaataaataaataaaataaaaataaataaaaataaagcaaaaggtAGCAAATGAACCAGTAAATTCAAACCAGTTCAGTAGACCAGCAAGAGAGGCTTGTTCCCCAGGTCATCAACAGCAGAAGCAACACAAACAGCCAGGAGACAGAAACACACTGAGAAATTGTCTGCTCTGGCTTGGCAAATTCCAAATTAAATAACCCTTCTTCAGGCTGCATGGGGCTCTGTGATTCCTTTATTGGCTAGGGACAGCTCTTCTGATCCCTCCATGAGATTCCATTCGGAGGTGAGCTGactctcttccccctctccctcctgtAGCCCAGGAAACACAAGAGATATAACACAAAACAATGCAGAGGGCCTCAAATCTTTTTAACTAACTAAAAACTGGGAAGGAGGAGAATATCAGAATCCCAGAAATGTTCAGGTATACTTCCGATATTTCAGGTATCCCTGAACCAACCAGAAATAGCAAATTTAGGGTATATTTTCAGTTTGGGGGAAATCTAATGCAACCCcaggaacatattgtttaaaaattgaGCATTCCTCACTCTTGGTACTAATTTTACCTGTAGAAAATGCAACTGCCTGACAGTTCAGGAATTTGTTTTCTTGTATTGATTGTAAATGTTGTTTTGTGTATAGCAAAAGTACAAGCTGAAATAgactctgtgattggccagtctCGCCATCCAGCAATGAATGACAGGGACCACATGCCCTATACCAATGCAGTTATTCATGAGACTCAAAGAAAGAGCAACATTTTCCCTTTGAATGCACCACGGATGACAAGTCGTGACACCACGCTGGCTGGATTTCATTTgccaaaagtaaataaataaatgttatttcctctttcctaaaAATAAGCAAAACTCCACATTAAAGATTTGAGCATTCAGTTGTACCATATCTTTtcaattgccattgatgaaaagTGCTATTTATTGTTCATAGCAACCCCACCCCTTTGCTCTGTCCATCATTTTTCCAACCCTGACTACATTCACAGCTACAGTTGGAGTGTGATAGATAAAATATAGGCCTGTTTCTTAGGTTGGGTGTGTCTTTGCAACAAGAGAGATCATGAGGATGTCGGGATCCAGTCCACACTAGGGGCTGCCAAAACAATGTGATTCTGTATGTTGTGGAGTTGTGGAATCTGGAGTTGTGGAATCTTTTTCTCCTAGGCCCCACTGGTTAATATAATAATATTGCTGGGAGACTGTCACCTTTCCTTGCAGAGTGTTGCTTGCATGGGCCATCTGGACATAGAATTTATGTAAGCATTTATTGGCATGCACTTGGTTGTGGCATATCATCATCTGGAGATGGCTAGGTCTGATCTGTTGAACACTGGTGTATTGTGGGAGTCTGACTTTTTTGTTCCTTCCATTTCCCTGACAAGTGTAGAACTGAACCTGGGCCACAATTTCAACAGATAACCAGGTCTGAAACATCCCAATGGCTTTGATATTCAGTACTGGCCATTTCAAAAACTTATATTTTTCCAAACCTCCTCAGCTTGAACATTTTTATTGGGAGAATGTGAGGTATAAATAACAATTAATACATaatcctgaatagagatgggcacgatccacattacgatcggaaaaaacccacgataatggcaatcgcgcgatcatgacccggcggatcgtgatcggccaaggCCAATGATCCGGCGATCAGGacaggcctggatcagggcaatcgggctcggatcggggatccagacactcaggtgccagcaatctattcccctggcaatggagccaggggaatgcctgagctctgtttgccctccttctgtcgccctggaaacctgaatggaagcccagctttccttgacctttataatggctatagaacaattAGCTCAGCGTATTAGGAattctgggaggatagagggatgtcaaataggcaaggaagaaattaaattaaatctattCGCAGATGAtctgatcatagttatatctaatccgaaagaaggagttaaagagacaaaaattatattagaagactttgagttaaactcaggattaaaagttaatatggcaaaatcagagataatgtacaTCAATgtaagaatggaggaaagggaagagatacataaatggacaggaataggtttaggggttaAGAAATTCAGATATCTAGGGATAGATaaagttaaaaatgttaataagatggtagagaggaattataatcggacgtggaatacaatatgaaagaaatgaggagatggggtaaaaggacattaaatataacagctaggattaacaTCGTGAAAATGTTTTGGACTCCAAAGCTACTATATTTGTTCCAAACGATACCATTAGAAAttaatagacaaaaaattaacag of the Eublepharis macularius isolate TG4126 chromosome 5, MPM_Emac_v1.0, whole genome shotgun sequence genome contains:
- the LOC129329793 gene encoding cytochrome P450 2J2 gives rise to the protein MLFQVLSAIQEAVSQPEFLLFLFIFLIIADYRKRRRPKDFPPGPLPVPFLGNMLNVLFEKPHIAIQKLAEKYGRIFSMQGGNTWVVIVNGLPLVKEVLIHQGENFVDRPIFPITDKVVGANGLLNTNGNTWKQQRRFALSTLRNFGLGKRSLEERIQEETRYLTDAIEDEKGQPFDPHFQINNAVSNIICSITFGDRYDYHDSKFQELLHLVDEALYLQASVWGQVYNTFPTIMTYLPGPHQAFFKKWGEMKSFVKDIIEKHKEAWSPSQTRDFIDAYLNEMVKEDTTSSFHEANLLCSTLDLFFAGTETTSTTLRWALLYMAIYPEVQAKVQAEIDSVIGQSRHPAMNDRDHMPYTNAVIHETQRKSNIFPLNAPRMTSRDTTLAGFHLPKGTVLIPFLTSVLFDKDEWETPNDFNPGHFFENGQFRKREAFLPFSAGKRACLGEQLARTELFLFFTALLQKFTFQAPKDVKLSLDYRTGTTLSPQPYHICALSR